The following proteins are co-located in the Sulfitobacter guttiformis genome:
- a CDS encoding ABC transporter permease → MRRRRSNGANGWLLSAPALILLVLAASGPLLIVALYSVLEKGDYSGVRWILSGDGWFNVLFQRDIFDQTVSLADANLSIFWRSVKLSIATTLITFAFGLPTAWFIATRPAKSRAIWLFLITIPFWTNLLIRTFAIMEVIRNQGILNNALIKFGLISEPIQILYTDTAVLIGMAYVYLPLMVLPLYAAIDRFDFKLIEAGYDLYASRWQVLRGVILPIIRPGIVAGSILVFIPSLGAYVTPRVLGGGKNMMIGNFIELQFGQGQNWPLGAALSTVLLLIVLGSLILYTRVTSKEGQNGR, encoded by the coding sequence ATGAGGCGGCGACGCAGCAACGGGGCCAACGGATGGCTGTTGTCAGCGCCGGCACTTATACTTCTGGTGCTTGCGGCGAGTGGCCCGTTGCTGATTGTGGCTCTTTATTCAGTGCTGGAAAAGGGTGACTATTCAGGTGTTCGGTGGATACTTTCCGGTGATGGCTGGTTCAATGTCCTGTTTCAGCGCGATATTTTTGATCAAACCGTGAGCCTCGCGGATGCCAATCTGTCGATCTTCTGGCGCTCGGTCAAACTTTCGATCGCAACAACGCTGATCACTTTTGCCTTCGGTCTACCCACGGCATGGTTCATTGCCACGCGGCCTGCAAAATCACGTGCAATCTGGCTGTTTTTAATCACCATTCCATTCTGGACAAACCTTTTGATCCGTACGTTCGCGATTATGGAGGTCATCCGCAATCAGGGTATTCTCAATAACGCTCTGATCAAATTCGGGCTTATCTCCGAGCCGATCCAGATCCTCTATACCGATACTGCGGTTCTCATCGGCATGGCTTATGTCTATCTGCCGTTGATGGTCCTGCCACTCTATGCAGCCATCGACCGGTTCGATTTCAAACTGATCGAGGCGGGGTATGATCTTTACGCCTCACGGTGGCAGGTGCTGCGCGGGGTGATATTGCCCATAATCAGACCGGGCATTGTGGCCGGGTCCATACTTGTCTTCATCCCGAGCCTTGGCGCCTATGTGACGCCGCGGGTGCTGGGCGGGGGCAAGAATATGATGATCGGTAATTTCATCGAGTTGCAATTCGGGCAGGGCCAGAACTGGCCTTTGGGTGCTGCGCTGTCGACCGTGCTGCTTCTGATCGTGCTGGGCTCACTTATTTTGTATACTCGGGTCACTTCGAAGGAGGGTCAGAATGGCCGCTAG
- a CDS encoding ABC transporter ATP-binding protein: MVENIAIDARNVGKIYGAGASAVTALGDVSIAIKQGEFFTLLGPSGCGKTTLLRCIAGFETPTSGCISLSGRDITYTPPNERPVNTVFQSYALFPHLSVADNIGFGLKMQGKPRAQIKASVERVLALVKLEDFANRLPAQLSGGQQQRVALARALAPEPEVLLLDEPLSALDLKLRKEMQSELKRLQTETGITFIFVTHDQEEALTMSDRIAVMSAGALLQVGTPHDIYDRPVNRFVADFIGETNFVEGRVEGEGVRIGTGDVLSVTLDGQAGEVTLAVRPEQVSITKAGMGIAAKIIDATYLGTDTHYMLELGDQSRMVARIQSNSAGGLKVGDVVGLRIDARAVQVLKS; this comes from the coding sequence TTGGTTGAAAATATCGCGATTGACGCACGCAATGTCGGCAAGATTTATGGTGCGGGGGCAAGTGCGGTAACCGCCCTCGGGGATGTGTCCATCGCGATAAAACAGGGCGAATTTTTCACCCTGCTGGGGCCGTCGGGATGTGGAAAAACCACGCTCCTGCGGTGTATCGCGGGGTTCGAGACGCCTACATCGGGGTGCATCTCGCTGTCGGGGCGCGACATTACTTATACGCCGCCCAACGAGCGTCCGGTGAATACCGTGTTCCAGTCCTACGCCCTGTTTCCGCATCTTAGTGTGGCCGATAATATCGGTTTCGGCCTTAAGATGCAGGGCAAGCCGCGTGCGCAGATCAAGGCCTCAGTGGAACGTGTGCTGGCGCTGGTCAAGCTGGAGGATTTTGCCAATCGCCTGCCCGCACAACTGTCGGGTGGCCAGCAACAGCGGGTTGCACTGGCGCGCGCGCTGGCGCCCGAGCCGGAGGTTCTGTTGCTCGACGAGCCGTTGTCGGCGTTGGACCTCAAGTTGCGCAAGGAGATGCAATCCGAGTTGAAGCGCCTGCAAACCGAAACCGGCATCACGTTTATCTTCGTAACCCACGACCAGGAAGAAGCGTTGACGATGTCCGACCGGATTGCGGTGATGTCCGCGGGGGCGCTTTTGCAGGTGGGCACACCGCATGATATTTACGACCGCCCGGTGAACCGTTTTGTAGCCGACTTCATTGGCGAGACGAATTTTGTGGAGGGCCGTGTCGAGGGAGAGGGCGTCCGGATCGGGACGGGCGACGTTCTTTCGGTCACGCTGGACGGGCAGGCGGGGGAGGTGACCCTTGCTGTGCGGCCGGAACAGGTAAGCATTACAAAGGCGGGGATGGGGATCGCGGCAAAAATCATCGACGCTACCTATCTGGGGACCGATACGCATTACATGCTGGAACTGGGCGACCAAAGCCGGATGGTGGCGCGGATACAGTCAAATTCGGCTGGCGGCTTGAAGGTCGGTGATGTGGTCGGCCTGCGGATTGATGCGCGTGCAGTTCAGGTGCTGAAATCATGA
- a CDS encoding amidase → MTDALREDATYLAGLVASGEASPDELLDEALARVAALNPALNAVVLVQEDAARRAIKAGLPEGPFRGVPFLIKDLGAEAIDFPSHSGSHLLQGTKYGFDSAIFERMRSTGVVTFGRTTSPEGGIGPVTEAAVYGGPTRNPWDVSRTSGGSSGGSGAAVAAGIVPMAHGSDGGGSVRIPASSCGLFGFKATRARFPDGPASGEGWAGMAIDGFLSHSVRDNAAMMDACAGPDLGAPYVAPAMEYSYMESIARPPKRLRIGVCETTFSGGAVDPECRVAVQKTAKLLEEMGHAVFPACPVADHAGMMHAWTKIVACGTALWIDKTLEAQGRAFRQGDVQGVAASARDFASGISGAEYLAAVNKVHAYGRAMAATFDKYDILLSATLAEPPASVGRFTHDRDDYEGYRVGAGGVFEYSPFCAAFNASGQPAASMPMHWTDSGLPVGVHLAAAYGADATLIAVCAELEQSAPWAQRKPEMLRNYLA, encoded by the coding sequence ATGACCGATGCCCTGCGCGAAGATGCGACATATCTGGCGGGGCTTGTGGCCTCCGGTGAGGCCTCCCCTGATGAGTTGCTCGACGAGGCGCTGGCGCGGGTTGCGGCGCTGAACCCTGCGCTCAATGCTGTGGTGCTGGTGCAGGAAGATGCAGCGCGGCGGGCGATCAAGGCCGGATTGCCCGAGGGGCCATTCCGCGGCGTGCCATTTTTGATCAAGGATTTGGGCGCAGAGGCGATTGATTTCCCATCACACAGCGGCTCGCATCTTTTGCAGGGTACCAAATACGGATTTGACAGCGCGATATTCGAGCGGATGCGGAGCACTGGCGTGGTGACATTCGGGCGTACCACATCGCCCGAAGGCGGCATCGGGCCGGTGACAGAGGCGGCTGTCTATGGCGGCCCGACGCGCAATCCGTGGGATGTGTCGCGCACCAGTGGTGGATCATCGGGCGGGTCGGGGGCGGCGGTCGCGGCTGGAATCGTGCCGATGGCGCATGGTTCGGATGGTGGCGGATCGGTGCGGATACCTGCCTCAAGTTGTGGCTTGTTCGGGTTCAAGGCGACGCGCGCGCGCTTTCCCGACGGGCCTGCGTCGGGCGAAGGTTGGGCCGGTATGGCGATTGACGGTTTTCTGAGCCATTCTGTGCGCGACAATGCCGCGATGATGGATGCCTGTGCGGGGCCTGATCTGGGCGCACCATATGTAGCCCCCGCGATGGAGTATTCTTACATGGAGTCCATTGCCCGCCCGCCAAAGCGGTTGAGGATCGGCGTATGCGAAACTACGTTTTCTGGTGGAGCGGTTGATCCCGAATGTCGCGTGGCGGTTCAAAAGACGGCCAAGCTGCTGGAGGAGATGGGGCATGCGGTGTTCCCTGCCTGTCCGGTGGCGGATCATGCGGGCATGATGCACGCATGGACCAAAATCGTGGCCTGCGGCACAGCCCTTTGGATCGATAAAACGCTTGAGGCGCAGGGGCGAGCCTTTCGGCAGGGCGATGTGCAGGGGGTGGCCGCAAGTGCGCGAGACTTCGCAAGCGGAATTTCGGGGGCGGAGTATCTGGCGGCGGTCAACAAGGTGCATGCCTACGGGCGGGCAATGGCAGCTACGTTTGACAAGTATGATATTTTGCTGTCAGCCACATTGGCCGAGCCGCCCGCATCTGTTGGGCGGTTCACCCATGACCGCGATGATTATGAAGGCTATCGCGTAGGTGCGGGCGGTGTGTTTGAATATTCGCCTTTCTGTGCGGCGTTCAATGCCAGCGGCCAACCTGCGGCAAGTATGCCAATGCATTGGACCGATAGTGGATTGCCTGTGGGGGTTCATCTGGCCGCGGCATACGGTGCGGATGCAACATTGATCGCAGTTTGTGCAGAACTTGAGCAGAGCGCGCCCTGGGCACAGCGCAAACCGGAAATGTTGCGCAACTACCTTGCCTAA
- the rpiB gene encoding ribose 5-phosphate isomerase B produces the protein MAPKIRIALSSDHAAIELRQIIATHIAAKGFEAVDIGPTSPESTHYPQHGEAAARLVASGDCTLGIILCGTGQGIMMAANKVKGIRCGVCADTFSAKMIREHNDANMLSIGARVVDETKALQIVDAFLGAQFEGGRHATRVDMIKALEG, from the coding sequence ATGGCCCCCAAAATCCGCATTGCCCTGTCCAGCGATCATGCAGCTATTGAACTGCGCCAGATCATCGCCACCCATATTGCCGCAAAAGGTTTCGAGGCTGTCGATATCGGCCCTACCTCACCGGAAAGCACGCATTACCCACAGCACGGTGAAGCAGCGGCGCGCCTTGTCGCCTCGGGCGATTGCACGCTGGGTATTATTCTATGCGGCACAGGTCAGGGCATCATGATGGCAGCCAACAAGGTGAAGGGCATCCGCTGCGGTGTCTGCGCGGATACGTTTTCCGCGAAAATGATCCGCGAGCATAACGATGCAAACATGCTGTCTATCGGTGCGCGGGTGGTTGACGAAACAAAAGCACTCCAGATCGTCGACGCGTTTCTTGGCGCGCAGTTCGAAGGAGGCCGTCACGCCACGCGCGTCGATATGATCAAAGCACTCGAAGGCTGA